A window of the Polyodon spathula isolate WHYD16114869_AA chromosome 50, ASM1765450v1, whole genome shotgun sequence genome harbors these coding sequences:
- the pagr1 gene encoding PAXIP1-associated glutamate-rich protein 1, with translation MQSTETSTGEVQKGLESLAVDAPEEKKISEGARGEEEEEEEAERAGGETTEKDEDDDDDDDEMDRERDRNEDGGMAGEGEGGDGEVLKEDDSEDWCLPCSDDEISEPAHWTPPVTEIRRLYGLLATGEVLELNVELLPRRPPTPEPDPDRMSGASEDSEEERERREREDRERERAPSPTEFDFDDEAPPVTPKTSFIDRRRTPGSVGRPQRREARLDKVLSDMKRHKKIEEHILRTGRDVFKQQHPEPEPQPGHKNQNQGPGSGTPKRGPSAIFSPQQRKY, from the exons ATGCAGTCGACAGAAACTTCGACGGGGGAGGTGCAGAAAGGACTGGAGTCTCTAGCTGTCGACGCTCCAGAAGAGAAGAAAATAAGCGAGGGagcgagaggagaggaggaggaggaggaggaggcagagagagcAGGGGGAGAAACAACAGAGaaagatgaagatgatgatgacgatgacgatgagatggacagagagagagacagaaacgaAG ATGGAGGGAtggcaggagagggagagggaggagacgGGGAGGTGCTGAAGGAGGACGACTCGGAAGACTGGTGTTTGCCCTGCAGTGATGATGAAATTTCAGAACCTGCTCACTGGACCCCCCCTGTCACCGAGATCAGGCGTCTCTACGGGCTGCTAGCCACAGGAGAGGTCCTCGAGCTCAATGTGGAGCTCCTCCCCCGACGACCCCCGACACCGGAGCCTGACCCCGACCGTATGAGTGGGGCGAGCGAGGATTccgaggaagagagagagaggagggagcgagaggacagggagagagagag ggCTCCCTCTCCTACAGAGTTTGATTTTGATGACGAGGCGCCCCCTGTCACCCCAAAAACCTCTTTTATCGACCGTCGGAGAACCCCTG GTTCTGTGGGTCGCCCCCAGCGCAGGGAGGCCCGCTTGGACAAGGTTCTGTCGGACATGAAGAGGCACAAGAAGATCGAGGAGCACATCCTGAGAACGGGCCGAGACGTCTTCAAGCAGCAGCACCCTGAACCAGAACCACAGCCCGGTCACAAGAACCAGAACCAGGGCCCGGGCAGCGGCACCCCCAAACGAGGGCCCAGCGCCATCTTCTCACCCCAGCAACGCAAATACTGA